In Citrobacter sp. RHB25-C09, the following proteins share a genomic window:
- the hemF gene encoding oxygen-dependent coproporphyrinogen oxidase, giving the protein MKPDAQRVKQFLLALQDDICQQLTAIDGAGFVEDSWQREAGGGGRSRVLRNGGIFEQAGVNFSHVHGDAMPASATAHRPELAGRSFEAMGVSLVVHPLNPYIPTSHANVRFFIAEKPGADPVWWFGGGFDLTPYYGFEEDAVHWHQTARDLCQPFGEDVYSRYKKWCDDYFFLKHRNEQRGIGGLFFDDLNTPDFDHCFAFMQAVGEGYTNAYLPIVERRKEMAWGERERDFQLYRRGRYVEFNLVWDRGTLFGLQTGGRTESILMSMPPLVRWEYDYQPEDGSPEAALSEFIKVRDWV; this is encoded by the coding sequence ATGAAACCCGATGCACAGCGCGTAAAACAGTTCCTTTTAGCCCTGCAGGATGACATCTGCCAGCAGCTTACAGCTATTGACGGAGCTGGATTTGTTGAGGATAGCTGGCAGCGTGAGGCGGGCGGCGGCGGTCGTAGTCGGGTACTGCGCAACGGGGGTATTTTTGAACAGGCGGGCGTCAATTTCTCTCACGTCCACGGTGACGCCATGCCAGCCTCTGCTACGGCGCATCGCCCGGAGTTGGCAGGGCGCAGCTTTGAAGCGATGGGCGTTTCGCTGGTGGTGCATCCGCTTAATCCCTACATTCCCACCAGCCACGCCAACGTGCGTTTCTTTATTGCCGAAAAACCGGGTGCCGATCCGGTCTGGTGGTTTGGCGGTGGTTTTGACCTGACGCCTTATTATGGTTTCGAAGAGGATGCCGTTCACTGGCACCAGACGGCGCGCGATCTCTGTCAGCCGTTTGGCGAAGATGTCTACTCTCGCTATAAAAAGTGGTGCGACGACTATTTCTTTCTGAAGCACCGCAACGAGCAGCGCGGCATTGGCGGACTGTTTTTTGACGATCTGAATACCCCGGATTTTGACCACTGCTTTGCCTTTATGCAGGCGGTCGGCGAGGGGTATACGAACGCTTATCTGCCGATTGTTGAGCGCCGTAAAGAAATGGCATGGGGCGAGCGCGAACGCGATTTCCAGTTGTATCGTCGCGGCCGCTATGTGGAGTTTAATCTGGTCTGGGATCGCGGCACGCTGTTTGGCTTACAGACCGGCGGGCGCACCGAATCGATTCTGATGTCGATGCCGCCGCTGGTGCGTTGGGAGTATGACTATCAGCCGGAAGACGGCAGCCCGGAAGCGGCGCTCAGTGAGTTTATCAAGGTTCGTGACTGGGTGTGA